The following coding sequences lie in one Gemmatimonadota bacterium genomic window:
- a CDS encoding signal peptide prediction, whose product MLRHLWPSPLSLFGILVAVACRAPLRRRDHTLEACGGLLPRFLPRIGFGMRPAAITLGHVILAVDHATLDQWRAHERVHVAQTERWGPLFPLAYAMASTVAWGRGKDPYLNNRFEIEAFSVRVRGGRCPIFVEATRATPKLFTGIALC is encoded by the coding sequence ATGCTCCGCCACCTCTGGCCCTCCCCGCTCTCGCTGTTCGGCATCCTGGTCGCGGTGGCGTGTCGGGCCCCGCTGCGTCGCCGCGACCACACCCTCGAGGCCTGCGGGGGGCTCCTCCCGCGCTTCCTCCCCCGGATCGGCTTCGGCATGCGCCCCGCCGCCATCACCCTCGGCCACGTCATCCTGGCCGTCGACCACGCCACCCTCGACCAATGGCGCGCCCATGAGCGCGTCCATGTGGCCCAGACCGAACGGTGGGGGCCGCTCTTTCCGCTGGCCTATGCGATGGCGTCGACGGTGGCGTGGGGGAGGGGGAAGGATCCGTATCTCAACAATCGATTCGAGATCGAGGCGTTTTCGGTGAGGGTGAGGGGGGGGCGTTGCCCGATCTTTGTCGAAGCGACAAGAGCAACACCTAAACTGTTTACCGGTATAGCTTTGTGTTAG
- a CDS encoding efflux RND transporter periplasmic adaptor subunit: MSLLVALGACSKPPVQQAPPPQDVGIEVAGVGTVAEPYEFVGTVQPYRRVEVRSSASGIITARPFTEGAEVRPGQVLYEIDRTVYVAAERGADARLKNAEKQVARLTPLVAERAVARRDLDNAETELLQAKAEYDRARKNLDDATVRAEIGGRVGKALIELGGRVAGAGDLLTTIDQVVPVYVSFRPSAQQVMAWRGTAQGAALLKPGSKLKISVTLPDGSVLGRTGVLDYIDPVLEQSTGTQEYRAKFTNDDRSLLPGQFVRVRLDGFTVDSALTVPQRAVQQQMGRRVVYVVGAGDTVQVREVEVGPWAGARWVITKGLNAGDRVIVDGLQKTGPGAVVKPTIIGAADTTKAPAGAPK, translated from the coding sequence TTGAGTCTTTTGGTCGCACTTGGCGCATGCAGCAAGCCGCCGGTGCAACAAGCGCCGCCACCGCAGGATGTCGGCATCGAGGTCGCCGGGGTCGGCACCGTCGCGGAGCCGTACGAGTTCGTCGGCACGGTGCAGCCGTATCGTCGCGTCGAGGTGCGTTCGTCGGCGTCGGGGATCATCACCGCGCGTCCGTTCACCGAGGGCGCCGAGGTGAGGCCGGGCCAGGTGCTCTACGAGATCGACCGCACGGTCTACGTCGCCGCCGAGCGCGGTGCCGACGCGCGGCTCAAGAATGCGGAGAAGCAGGTCGCGCGGTTGACGCCGCTGGTCGCCGAACGCGCCGTCGCGCGCCGCGATCTCGACAACGCCGAGACCGAGTTGCTCCAGGCCAAGGCCGAGTACGATCGGGCGCGCAAGAACCTCGACGACGCCACCGTGCGCGCCGAGATCGGCGGCCGGGTCGGCAAGGCACTGATCGAGCTGGGTGGTCGGGTGGCCGGTGCCGGCGACCTGCTGACGACGATCGACCAGGTGGTGCCGGTCTACGTCTCGTTCCGTCCGTCGGCACAGCAGGTGATGGCGTGGCGCGGGACGGCGCAGGGCGCGGCATTGCTGAAGCCGGGCTCGAAGCTGAAGATCTCGGTCACGCTGCCCGATGGCTCGGTCCTCGGCCGCACCGGCGTGCTCGACTACATCGATCCGGTGCTGGAACAGAGCACGGGAACGCAGGAATACCGTGCCAAGTTCACCAACGACGATCGGTCGCTGTTGCCGGGGCAGTTCGTCCGGGTACGGCTCGATGGCTTCACGGTGGATAGCGCGCTCACCGTGCCGCAGCGGGCGGTGCAGCAGCAGATGGGTCGGCGGGTGGTCTACGTGGTGGGCGCTGGCGATACCGTCCAGGTGCGCGAAGTGGAAGTCGGTCCTTGGGCCGGCGCTCGCTGGGTGATCACGAAGGGACTGAACGCCGGTGACCGCGTCATTGTCGACGGGCTCCAGAAGACCGGGCCGGGTGCGGTCGTGAAGCCGACGATCATCGGCGCGGCGGACACGACGAAGGCCCCGGCGGGCGCGCCCAAGTGA
- a CDS encoding DUF4126 domain-containing protein: protein MTQSLLPILLGLALAAACGFRVFAPLLIAGAAAHTGHLTLASDFAWLGTTPALIALGTAAVLEIGAYFVPWLDHALDLLATPTAVVAGILAAVAVMVDLPPPLRWGIGVIGGGTVAGVVQGSTVLLRAKSTALTGGLGNPVVAAGETAGAIGIALLAILVPVVVVAAVVVVVGWRMFRRG, encoded by the coding sequence ATGACTCAGTCCCTCCTCCCCATCCTCCTCGGCCTCGCGCTCGCCGCCGCCTGCGGCTTTCGCGTCTTTGCCCCGCTGTTGATTGCCGGCGCCGCCGCCCACACCGGTCACCTCACCCTCGCCTCCGACTTTGCCTGGCTCGGCACCACGCCGGCGTTGATCGCGCTGGGCACTGCCGCTGTCCTCGAGATCGGCGCCTACTTCGTCCCCTGGCTCGACCATGCACTCGACCTGCTGGCGACACCGACCGCCGTCGTCGCCGGGATCCTGGCCGCCGTGGCGGTGATGGTCGACCTCCCGCCCCCGCTGCGCTGGGGGATCGGCGTCATCGGTGGCGGCACCGTCGCCGGCGTGGTGCAGGGGTCCACGGTGCTGCTCCGGGCCAAGTCGACCGCGCTCACCGGTGGGCTCGGCAACCCGGTTGTCGCGGCAGGCGAAACCGCGGGGGCGATCGGGATCGCGCTGCTGGCGATTCTGGTGCCAGTGGTGGTGGTGGCCGCCGTGGTCGTGGTGGTGGGGTGGAGGATGTTCAGGCGCGGCTGA
- a CDS encoding TetR/AcrR family transcriptional regulator codes for MPPVLPLAAPRWQRRPADRRQEILAAALVVFGEEGYAKATLAQVARKAGISAATVSHYFGSKAALFEAMVSEEAMVISDDDPLLLVGPTGFRGLLHQLVDEKLERLNRPEMARLTLTVIREMHTFPVSAQQLFRQLSQRHRRRVEAVLNAGVMAGEFDVADVRVTAQLLGSLLLGAMMDLHFVAECTNESACRVGAANAIHAAVDRLVGPAAPTSVA; via the coding sequence ATGCCACCCGTCCTTCCGTTGGCTGCCCCGCGTTGGCAGCGCCGTCCCGCCGACCGCCGCCAGGAGATCCTGGCGGCGGCGTTGGTCGTGTTCGGCGAGGAGGGGTACGCCAAGGCGACGCTGGCCCAGGTGGCCCGGAAGGCCGGGATCTCGGCGGCGACGGTTTCCCACTACTTCGGCTCCAAGGCGGCGCTCTTTGAGGCGATGGTCTCCGAGGAGGCGATGGTCATCAGCGATGATGACCCGCTTCTCCTGGTCGGGCCGACCGGCTTCCGCGGGCTCCTCCACCAGTTGGTCGACGAAAAGCTCGAGCGGCTCAACCGTCCCGAGATGGCACGGCTGACCCTCACGGTCATCCGTGAGATGCACACCTTCCCGGTGTCGGCGCAGCAGCTCTTCCGGCAGCTCTCGCAGCGTCACCGCCGGCGGGTTGAGGCGGTGCTGAACGCCGGCGTGATGGCGGGCGAGTTCGATGTCGCGGATGTGCGCGTGACTGCGCAACTCTTAGGATCGCTCCTCCTCGGGGCGATGATGGACCTGCACTTCGTCGCGGAGTGCACCAATGAATCCGCCTGTCGTGTGGGGGCGGCGAACGCCATCCACGCGGCGGTGGACCGGCTCGTGGGACCGGCAGCTCCTACTTCCGTAGCGTAA
- a CDS encoding heavy metal-binding domain-containing protein, translated as MLVTTTDAVAGHPTVRVLGLVSGEAIMGANIFKDLFAGFRDIVGGRAAGYEEELRKAKEIAIHEMCEFAAELGGNAVVGADLDFESIQMGTGGGMLMVSASGTAVVIEE; from the coding sequence ATGCTTGTCACCACGACTGATGCAGTTGCTGGCCACCCGACCGTGCGCGTGCTGGGGCTCGTCTCGGGTGAGGCGATCATGGGCGCCAATATCTTCAAGGACCTCTTCGCCGGCTTTCGCGACATCGTCGGCGGCCGGGCCGCCGGCTACGAAGAGGAGCTGCGCAAGGCGAAGGAGATCGCCATCCACGAGATGTGCGAGTTCGCCGCGGAACTCGGCGGCAACGCCGTGGTCGGCGCCGACCTCGACTTCGAGAGCATCCAGATGGGTACCGGTGGCGGGATGCTGATGGTCTCGGCGTCGGGGACGGCGGTGGTGATCGAAGAGTGA
- a CDS encoding macro domain-containing protein encodes MNLSLLVGRPSADPDFDLSRCPSLLDAASTLERLLRSEPRERSLSIVLGLPVAPGVSIPLAFRSLMATARAVGTGEREMMVWVDSAEMLDHFTRYLPEEAAPRAVVTQGRLEIEFRTGDIVAVAADAIVNPSNPGLKLGGGVSGAIRAAAHPGLQAHLDGSARGGPLEDGTVIQTDGFGLPKTRAIFHLVIARGTPGVVTSSAAAILRHCDEQGPRLRGVPCGRHRQRWAADRSLCRCAARRRDRVPA; translated from the coding sequence GTGAACCTCTCGCTCTTGGTCGGCAGACCCAGCGCCGACCCCGACTTCGACCTCTCCCGCTGCCCATCCCTGCTCGACGCCGCGAGCACGCTTGAGCGGCTCCTGCGGAGTGAGCCGAGGGAGCGCTCGCTCTCTATTGTATTGGGACTCCCCGTGGCCCCGGGCGTCTCGATTCCCTTGGCATTCCGCTCCCTCATGGCCACGGCGAGGGCCGTCGGGACGGGTGAGCGGGAGATGATGGTCTGGGTCGACAGCGCCGAGATGCTGGACCACTTCACCCGGTACCTGCCGGAGGAGGCGGCGCCGAGGGCGGTGGTCACGCAGGGTCGGCTCGAGATCGAGTTCCGCACCGGCGACATCGTCGCGGTCGCCGCCGACGCGATCGTGAACCCGTCGAACCCCGGGCTCAAGCTCGGCGGCGGCGTCTCGGGCGCCATCCGGGCAGCCGCCCACCCGGGGCTGCAGGCGCATCTGGATGGCTCGGCGCGGGGTGGGCCGCTCGAGGACGGCACGGTGATCCAGACCGATGGCTTCGGGCTCCCCAAGACGCGCGCGATCTTCCACCTGGTGATTGCGCGCGGGACGCCCGGAGTCGTCACCTCCAGTGCTGCTGCCATCCTGCGCCACTGCGACGAACAAGGGCCTCGCCTCCGTGGCGTTCCCTGCGGTCGGCACCGGCAGCGTTGGGCTGCCGATCGAAGCCTTTGCCGATGCGCTGCGAGACGGCGTGACCGGGTACCTGCGTGA
- a CDS encoding GlsB/YeaQ/YmgE family stress response membrane protein yields the protein MLYTIIIGFLAGLVAKMLYPGKQGGGIIVTILLGIAGSWVGSFLSGMLGMGRSVGFVGSVIGAMIVLWLYNKLNKSA from the coding sequence ATGCTGTACACCATCATCATCGGCTTCCTCGCAGGCCTCGTCGCCAAGATGCTCTACCCTGGCAAGCAGGGCGGCGGGATCATCGTCACCATCCTGCTCGGTATCGCCGGTTCGTGGGTCGGCTCCTTCCTCTCCGGCATGCTCGGGATGGGTCGCAGCGTCGGCTTCGTCGGCTCGGTGATCGGCGCGATGATCGTCCTCTGGTTGTACAACAAGCTCAACAAGTCCGCCTGA